In the genome of Populus nigra chromosome 9, ddPopNigr1.1, whole genome shotgun sequence, one region contains:
- the LOC133702824 gene encoding uncharacterized protein LOC133702824, which translates to MEEGKEITSSLKKLDLNSNIMTSTPSKSSLFSPALQSPGLLSCRRRRPGKSKPPSLLSLCLGVVGKNLQDIIAHLSDISIAFPPHIKMTIVAIARRRKMLCDEVIIPLADTSWEILDISGSEVTDSGLIEVTKTCKFLRAVDISRCNKITASSVSVLVEHCKSLQTLRCGGCPRSDYTARCCLTLLKPKLDDMVGDSWEELDTAEISHNAESLHWLVWPNIDKESLEILATECPRISVNPKRSPFGFRGKDIPVEAFPDTALDDLFVQEINPSTWAASGFTLKPVSPILSNSKELSLAEKFRLAFVERDTRLAPKRAKNARQHQRRSDREWMTMSAEAKAIVLASQVSKSLHGRN; encoded by the exons ATGGAAGAGGGGAAAGAAATTACAAGCTCTTTGAAGAAACTCGATTTGAATTCCAATATTATGACATCTACTCCTTCCAAGTCTTCCCTCTTTTCCCCAGCCCTTCAATCCCCTG GATTGTTAAGCTGCCGTCGCCGTCGTCCTGGCAAGTCGAAACCTCCAAGTTTATTGAGCTTGTGCCTCGGAGTTGTTGGCAAGAATTTACAAGATATTATTGCCCACTTGAGTGACATTTCTATTGCCTTTCCTCCGCATATTAAG ATGACAATTGTAGCAATTGCCAGGAGAAGGAAAATGCTATGTGATGAGGTTATCATTCCTTTAGCTGATACTTCCTGGGAGATACTTGACATTTCTGGCTCGGAAGTTACTGATTCTGGTTTAATAGAAGTGACTAAAACTTGTAAATTTCTTCGAGCTGTGGATATAAG TCGATGCAACAAAATTACTGCTTCTAGTGTTTCTGTACTTGTGGAGCACTGCAAGTCCCTGCAAACATTGAGATGCGG AGGATGCCCAAGGAGTGACTACACAGCACGCTGCTGCTTGACTCTGTTGAAACCAAAGCTGGATGATATGGTAGGAGATTCATGGGAGGAACTTGACACTGCTGAAATCAGTCATAATGCTGAATCCTTGCATTGGCTTGTGTGG CCAAATATTGATAAAGAATCACTGGAGATCTTGGCAACTGAGTGCCCACGTATTTCAGTAAATCCAAAGCGGTCACCCTTTGGCTTTAGAGGAAAGGATATTCCCGTAGAAGCTTTTCCAGATACTGCTCTGGATGATCTGTTTGTTCAGGAGATTAATCCCAGCACGTGGGCAGCAAGCGGGTTTACATTAAAACCTGTTTCTCCAATTCTTTCGAACTCCAAGGAGTTGTCCTTGGCTGAAAAATTTAGACTTGCCTTTGTGGAAAGAGACACACGATTAGCACCAAAGCGAGCTAAGAACGCAAGACAGCATCAGCGTCGCTCGGACAGGGAGTGGATGACGATGAGTGCTGAAGCAAAGGCCATAGTCCTGGCCTCTCAAGTGAGCAAATCCCTGCATGGTAGGAACTAA
- the LOC133702823 gene encoding AUGMIN subunit 4, translated as MVKGGVQNPGLAADVSQVIDQLERHCLAPDGSLVSKSAFSDLQLAREEMSRERLRYLEALAIYCEAIAMVEEYQQQGVSMANLGGIRDVQGSNSSPQVYETLEHRLVVAEAAQKLRLPLISKDGEIHEEEIEKWTVMSRSSLDSTNTSVTISSTSNSINYTNSSSNSTASAANNAALLTNNDSTEPGVGGVPNRFLGITPAYLWQTHLQQMPFMMDIAEYQMSLSCEVEARLKAKCIKLADAFVDDIDSMPVNQNSTARLPERVKLIIEEIEKEEAALREDLYSADRKFAEYYNVLEQILGVLIKLVKDLKLQHQHKYDELQKTWLCKRCETMSAKLRVLEHVLLLETYTQESIPALHKIRKYLVEATEEASIAYNKAVTRLREYQGVDPHFDTIARQYHDIVKKLENMQWTIHQVEMDLKRLPDHPRA; from the exons ATGGTGAAGGGAGGAGTGCAAAACCCAGGATTAGCAGCGGATGTGAGTCAGGTGATTGATCAGTTGGAACGGCACTGTTTGGCACCCGACGGATCTCTTGTCTCCAAATCCGCCTTCTCCGACCTCCAACTC GCCAGAGAGGAGATGTCTAGGGAGAGATTGCGCTACTTAGAAGCTCTg GCAATTTATTGTGAAGCAATTGCCATGGTGGAAGAGTATCAACAGCAGGGTGTTTCCATGGCTAATCTTGGAGGAATTCGAGATGTCCAAGGCTCGAACAGTTCtcctcag GTTTATGAGACTCTAGAGCACCGCTTAGTCGTTGCAGAAGCAGCTCAGAAATTGAGGCTTCCTCTTATATCGAAGGATGGTGAGATCCATGAGGAGGAAATTGAAAAATGGACTGTAATGTCTCGAAGTTCCCTTGATAGTACAAATACCAGTGTTACCATCAGCTCAACCTCTAACTCAATCAATTATACAAACAGTTCTTCAAACAGCACTGCAAGTGCAGCAAACAATGCCGCTCTTCTTACTAATAATGACTCAACAGAACCTGGAGTTGGTGGCGTTCCTAATCGCTTTCTTGGCATAACACCTGCCTATTTGTGGCAAACTCATCTTCAACAAATGCCATTCATGATG GACATTGCTGAATATCAGATGTCTCTTTCATGTGAGGTTGAGGCTCGCTTGAAAGCTAAATGCATTAAGTTAGCTGATGCTtttgttgatgatattg ATTCAATGCCTGTTAATCAAAATTCAACTGCTCGCCTTCCAGAGAG GGTCAAGTTGATAATTGAGGAAATTGAGAAGGAAGAAGCAGCCCTGCGAGAGGATCTTTATTCTGCAGATAGAAAATTTGCTGAATATTACAAT GTCTTAGAGCAGATACTTGGCGTGCTTATTAAGCTTGTCAAAGATTTGAAGCTGCAACATCAACATAAATAT GATGAACTACAGAAGACTTGGTTGTGTAAAAGGTGTGAGACCATGAGtgcaaaactaag GGTTCTGGAGCATGTTCTCCTTCTTGAAACTTATACTCAGGAGTCAATACCAGCTCTTCATAAAATAAG GAAATATCTTGTCGAGGCCACAGAAGAAGCTTCTATTGCATACAATAAAGCG GTTACACGCCTGCGTGAATATCAAGGTGTTGATCCTCACTTTGACACAATCGCAAGACAGTACCATGATATTGTAAAG AAATTGGAAAACATGCAATGGACAATCCATCAAGTTGAAATGGACCTGAAACGGTTACCAGATCATCCAAGAGCTTAA